One Chiloscyllium plagiosum isolate BGI_BamShark_2017 chromosome 14, ASM401019v2, whole genome shotgun sequence genomic region harbors:
- the LOC122556491 gene encoding uncharacterized protein LOC122556491 isoform X3: MCSVLGDLLLGLSAFCFQQKCFSPQGNSNTVYFVDGQNDISLKGPDNPGRGPVVWEWTPHSGQEKKQLVTFKKISGSWRDSKQSKYYQNKKLHQWINWDYDSINLRLTNLTFNFAGLFTLFQTQLIKIILKEYNVFGIKVASGPQYHHHRVNSDVTLSCTISKHSDTVCLQWKRRDSSQQSNGKTDQIRVNNTVYLMVKHVTMEDKKMYACEVQENGSMVLKVNRDFHVSKYLFIKSYTLYRSDTDHSELKLVCQHFDNQFETAAWRWRSAAQNQEKIIASATRSQPINIDRTHFGNRLVPTTSKFNGVNFNAKIVPVLFEDAGVYTCFLQSNKIVTITLITVKVTAEPSDAEIEEDSITLTCSVSHVTESIRLVWINNDGKIIEEKTLNKRNRKEKSLRLIIEKADRGRGKWMCVLFQQNMPQVSVPYYLEVSGK; the protein is encoded by the exons gaaacTCAAATACTGTTTACTTTGTGGATGGACAAAATGACATTTCATTAAAAGGACCAGACAATCCTGGACGGGGTCCTGTTGTGTGGGAATGGACACCACACTCAGGGCAAGAAAAAAAGCAGCTGGTTACTTTTAAGAAAATCTCTGGGAGCTGGAGAGATTCAAAACAGAGTAAATACTATCAAAATAAGAAGTTGCACCAGTGGATAAATTGGGATTATGATTCCATTAATCTGCGGCTTACAAATCTCACATTTAATTTTGCTGGATTGTTCACCCTGTTTCAGACACAGCTGATTAAAATCATCCTGAAAGAATACAATGTTTTCGGGATCAAAG TTGCATCAGGTCCCCAGTACCATCACCACAGGGTGAACAGTGATGTTACCCTCAGCTGTACCATCTCCAAACACTCAGATACAGTCTGTCTCCAATGGAAACGGAGAGATTCATCTCAGCAGAGCAATGGGAAAACTGATCAGATCCGAGTGAATAACACAGTCTATCTGATGGTCAAACACGTTACCATGGAGGATAAGAAGATGTATGCGTGTGAAGTACAGGAAAATGGATCCATGGTTCTCAAAGTGAATCGAGATTTTCATGTTTCCAAGT ATTTATTTATAAAGAGTTATACTCTTTATCGCTCAGACACAGATCACAGTGAGCTCAAACTGGTTTGTCAGCACTTTGATAACCAATTTGAAACTGCTGCATGGAGATGGAGGTCAGCTGCTCAGAATCAGGAGAAAATAATAGCATCTGCTACGAGATCTCAGCCCATCAATATAGATCGCACTCACTTTGGGAATCGACTGGTCCCCACAACATCAAAGTTTAATGGTGTGAACTTCAATGCGAAGATTGTCCCAGTCCTGTTTGAAGATGCAGGAGTTTATACATGTTTCCTGCAATCAAATAAAATAGTGACCATTACATTAATCACAGTTAAAG TCACAGCGGAACCCTCTGATGCAGAGATTGAGGAAGACTCCATTACCCTGACCTGCTCTGTCTCTCATGTAACTGAATCAATCAGACTTGTTTGGATCAATAACGATGGTAAAATTATTGAAGAAAAGACATTGAATAAGAGGAATAGGAAAGAGAAATCATTGAGGCTGATTATTGAGAAAGCTGACAGAGGCAGAGGAAAGTGgatgtgtgttttgtttcaacaaAACATGCCTCAGGTTTCAGTCCCATACTATTTGGAAGTCAGTGGTAAGTGA